Genomic window (Candidatus Leptovillus gracilis):
CCTTAGCGAGAGCGAGAGCTAGAGCTAGATGAAGAGGCAAGAACTCTTCTTCTTCCTCTCGCTCTCGCTCTAGCTCTAGCTACTAGAAACGCAAAAGAGGCAGCCCGCGATGGACTGCCTCTCTTCCTATATATAATATGGGGTATGTTTGGTTGGGTGGCCTGACGGCCGTGTGCCTACAACGGAAATGTTTCATCCGACGCGGTCGGCGGGGTGGGGCGGTACGGCCGCTGCCACCAGGCGGCCCAGCCAGATTGCCTTATCGGCTCTTCGCCCAGGCAGACGGTGTAGCTCAGGTGCAGCTTGCCGCCGGGCAGGGGCAGCGTCAGGCTGACGCCGGCGTCGCGGTGGTCGAGGACGAAGCAGTCGTTGGCGCTCAGGCGGAAGGGGCCGAGGCTGGCCATCATGCTGTCTTCGTAAGGGCTGTGGTGTTCGTCGTAGTGGCGCGCCCAACGGCCGTAGATGAGGCGGGTGATGAGGCTGAAGATTCGTTCGTTTAGCATACAGGTCTCCTTTTGTTCAATGGGTTTGTTATCGGACCGACCCAATGCCAGCCCGTTCTCACCCACCTACAGCCGTAGGCTGTTTTGTCTGGGATGACCCGAACAAGCTGCAACAAAGAGAACGAGTGCTTCGCATAGGGGTGCGTCGAGGAGAGGGCAGGTGACGTTGTAGGATCCTGTAGGATCCCGTAAAGATTGGGACTGGTCCCGTAAAGATTGGGACTGAGATTGGCAATCTTCGCGAAAATTCGCGTTCTACCAGAGGCAGGCACAACTCAAACGGGGTAGGGTGTTTAGCCAGAGATTCAGTTATCCCGTAGGCCAGTCCCAATCTTTACGGGACTAAAATAGGCCAGTCCCAATCTTTACGGGACTAAAATAGGCCAGTTCCAATCTTTACGGGACAGAAATCCGGCTTTCCAGGTGTTTTGTAGGATCCCAAAGTTTTTGGGATCCGTTCCACAATTCTTGGGATTCTGTTCCACAGTTTTTGGGATTCTCGTCTCGAAGTTTCTGAGACAACCCTATTCGATAGAAATTCTCTCTGGCAGCCTGTTTTCACTAGTGAGGATAATCCCAAGAACTCTGGGATTGTACTGGGCGGGGCAGATCGGGCAGTCCCGAGAACTGTGGGATAACGGTAGGTTTGTCCCAAATACTTCGGGATGCCAATCCCAAAAACTGTGGGATAAGGGCGATTTTAGGGGCTTCCAGTCCCAAAAACTGTGGGATCCTACATCGTTTAACCGGCGCTGGCGGTAAGGGCTGTTTTTCGGCTCTCTGGGAAGTGGTAGGGCACGGCGTCTCGTTCTATAATCCTGGGCCATCAGAAGTTGAAACGAGCAGAGTGGCAGGTGAAATATGAGCCATGAGGATGACAAAGCATTGGTCCCGCTGGACCAGCGAGACATCGATTTTTACGGGGATGTAATCACGGCCGTTATCACCCATGACGGAATGGTTTACATCCCGATTCGGCCGATATGCCAGAACTTAGGTGTTTCCTGGCCCAGCCAAAGCAACCGGATCAGCCGCGATCCCATCCTCTCGGAAGTAAAAGGGGTATTCACCATGAATACCCCTGGCGGTCAACAGCAGGCTGTCTGCCTGCCCCTGGATTATTTGAATGGCTGGTTGTTTAAAATGGATGCATCACGTGTCAGGCCAGACATTAAGGAACCGCTGCTGCGTTACCAGCGAGAATGCTACCGGATTTTAGCCGATGCCTTTATCGGCCAGAATACGGCCGTACAACCTGCCGGCGACAGTGATGAGCCTCTAGTACAACTGCACAACATGGCCCTGGTCATTGCCGCCACGACGAGAGAGATGCTGGCCACAAAGTACCTGGCGCAATCCAATGCCGAACGGCTGGACCGGGCGGCGCTGGTGGTGCAAAATTTGACCCGGCGGGTAACGGCCGTTGAGCAGCAGGTCCGGGCGGGTAAACTGACCGAGGAACAGGCAGCGGAGGTTAAACGGCGCGTCAATCTCATCGCCAATGAGATGAGCAAGCACGACCCGGGTAAAACACATTTTCAGGCGGTTTATGCCGCCCTGGGGGATGAAGTGGGCGTGACGAGCTACAAGGCCATCCCGCTGAAAGCCTACGAAACGGCCGTCTCCTTCCTGGATAACTGGCTGCTCTCTCTCAAGCAGGCCGGCAAAAAAGGCGCGGCTGAGGCTGAAGGGTAACGGCCGTCCAACCGGCTCTTTGCGTGGGAGGAATTTTCCCCTTTGTCCAGGAGCATAAGCTGGGGAGCAAAACGGCCGTTCACGCCGCCGCCCATCCTTGCCCCATCAGCCGTTGGCAGGTACACCTTCCGTCAATCATGACGAGAGCAACGGCCGACACTGAGAGAAATCACAGTGCCCGTCTCCCTCGTTGACCATTGACAGTTGACAATTGACCCATTCCACCAGCCATCATCTCACGACAAAACAGACCATCATGGCGAACGAACGAGAACAGGCCGAATTACAACGTCATATCAAAGAAGCCGAGGAACGAGCAGCGGCCGGCGGCCATCGCTTAGGCCCCTGGCGGCGTGTCACCCAACCGGGTCTTTTTGTCCGTGAAACGACTTGCACCCGCTGCGGCGAGAAAGTCCAGGCCGGGTACACAACGTTGCTGGTGGCTTTTGCCCGCGATTGTCCAGGGTTGGGTGAAGGGTGAGGAACGGCCGTTGGCGGCGGCTGGCGCGATAACGATGGTAGGTAAGCGGCCGTCGCCATGCCGACGGCACAGTCACGGCCAAACGAGGATGGCCACCCGGCGGGCAAGCGGTGGATGCTCCCCGTCTCCGGGCCGCCGGCGCAATCATCTTTCTCAGAGGTGAACCTATGCAAACAGGCGGACAACAACCATGACCACCCCAAGACTGACGCCCCCCATGAGAGCCTTGCTGGAATGCGCCGGCTGCCTGGCGCTGGACGAACCCATCCCCCGCGCCGTCCTTTTCACCGCCACCAATGCCGCCCACAATGCGGCGATACCTCCGGCCCTAGCAGGCTGTCGGAAAAATATCTTCTGAAGGCCCGATGATAGACAAATAACGATTTCAAAGCATCAAGACAAGCAGTTTGCAACTCATATTGGCCTCATTACCATGAATTTTGCACGGTTTTACAGCCCGTTTTCGGGCATCAGGCAGGGGGCAATAACGCCCCATCAACCAACCTGCAAGGTATGCAATCGTTTCAAGTTGTAAGCCAGACAAACCAATGTCCATTCGCCACCGGCAGCAACCAGGCCTCGCAGAGAAAAACTGACGGAAACCCAAGGTTTCCTTTGATGATACCGATAACCGGTTCAACCGTCGATTTGCGCAAACGGTAGGTGGCTTGCTGAGGGTGGTCTGCAGTTTGTAAGCCATTTGCCTTTGACGGAAGCATCATTGGGTGGCGGGTTGGGATTGTCCAGGAAAAGGCACGCCAACCCTGATGGTGTGGGCTGCGACCGGTGGCGATGGGGTCAATGCCGCGCGCTCCAAGCTGGCGATGTTGTTTTCGCTGAAATAGCCGGTGTCCAAATTGACCTTTTTCGGCTGACCCACGACTGGTGGTACGGTGTCGAGAGTTGGCAGGGCGGCCTGTTTATCGTTGGTATGGTCACACAACCAATTGCCCACTACCAGACGACTGTCATGGTCAACCACTACCTGACGTTATAATGTTGGTCAAAGCCGCTGTTGGTGGCGTTTTTCATGATGCGCGATTCGGGGTCGGTGAAGTTGTACTGGTCTTTATCCTGGGTCCTGGAGTGGGTGGCTGCGGTGGTTTGCCCGGCGGCTTTTTTCCCTGTGGGTCGGTCTTTTCGGCCCGGGCTTGCATCTTGGCCTCGTATTCGGCTTGCTCGGCTTCATACCGGGCCTGGCGTTCCTCCAGCACCTTCTGGCTTCGGCCAGCCGCGCCAATTGCTGCTGGCGTCGGGCAATCTCATCGGAATGTTCATCTCTTCGGGCAGTTGTCCTCCATCGGCAACTTCAGCCAAGTGAACAATCCTCGACTTCGGCTTGCAGATAGGCTTCGATAGCCAACAGCCGCTGGTAACTGACCGCTTTGCTCTTGGACGCATCGGCATGGATTTTGCTGCCATCCAGACTGACGTTACCCAATTGCAAATAGCCCATCGCCTGGGCAATCAACAGTATCTGGACAAACAACTCTTTCAGTTCAGCCAGAAATTGTTGGCGGAAAGCCGCAATCGTGTCATGGTCGGGGTGCATGTCACCGGTAATGAAACGAAAGGGAATCACCCATGGTGGCGCGTTCAATCTTGCGCGAACTGAATACGCCGCTGGCATAGCTGTAGAACAGCAATCCCAACATCACTTCCGGGGCGTATGGTGGCGCACCCTGCCTCACTATACTTTTATACATGATCCCCAAATCAAGTTGGGCGACGACAGCGACAATGAAGCGAGCCAAATGGTCGGGTGGGGACATCGCGCA
Coding sequences:
- a CDS encoding ORF6C domain-containing protein gives rise to the protein MSHEDDKALVPLDQRDIDFYGDVITAVITHDGMVYIPIRPICQNLGVSWPSQSNRISRDPILSEVKGVFTMNTPGGQQQAVCLPLDYLNGWLFKMDASRVRPDIKEPLLRYQRECYRILADAFIGQNTAVQPAGDSDEPLVQLHNMALVIAATTREMLATKYLAQSNAERLDRAALVVQNLTRRVTAVEQQVRAGKLTEEQAAEVKRRVNLIANEMSKHDPGKTHFQAVYAALGDEVGVTSYKAIPLKAYETAVSFLDNWLLSLKQAGKKGAAEAEG